From Novosphingobium decolorationis, one genomic window encodes:
- a CDS encoding DUF2460 domain-containing protein yields MAFWLADSRKGQDSDWIQRFDPRFWTVNYPRPMVATIVSTGPDALRVEASFLRETDLGGLIWASEDTIDHPLLAYRTDRDYSHTHLSFRWRSGGVLALDAVNGPTLTIEGRDAQGAARTWYVRLWNYAQGSPEDAVVTLPFSQLEGGFSLPTDADPVWPGHIDRMFISFAPQGYVAGSETPLSAEAEGWIEMSAITCDGERAMLEIGDVFLPPHGLAIATGYDDDGVQTPARLVRTIRQLGYRGTVLHYVGMSHFFRLSQSSGDFLVSTSGDPLNTPTRTWHAAFFAACAAQGFRPISSLSYELFAQHCPDGWMQRDHLGNPALTGWEPPSSLLSPAHGQAMAWLQSVGGAFAQLMADAGCEVRFQVGEPWWWTTVEGRICLYDAASAAALGGDPVAIPDMRAPLTPAQTDLLDAAGALLAQSTAALVSAVRAAVAPDPVEALALVFTPTILAPAMPELYRANLPLGWAAPAFDRLQVEDYDWLTEGRDAARRRAYETVNTRLGYPPAEQDYLAGFVLDAADADLWRRIDDGIDEAQARSPHEIIVWALPQIMRDGYVRLPAPPSPPTGDEAMQAFDDILYPLALGRDATVIPEFSTSVSVTASGFERRNSLWANARLRFDVGPGVRSEAELGTLIAFFRARRGPARGFRLRDPSDFSSAGMVDTPTELDQELGEGDGLRADFALLKCYGEGEALQVRRITRPDAASVLVSLDGVVQQGNWTLSPGGVITFDEAPPEGSVVRAGFLFDVPVRFAEDQLEISGASFAAGEAPSVPIVEIREAP; encoded by the coding sequence ATGGCCTTCTGGCTTGCCGACAGCCGCAAGGGACAGGACAGCGACTGGATCCAGCGCTTCGATCCGCGCTTCTGGACCGTCAACTACCCCCGCCCCATGGTCGCGACCATCGTCTCAACCGGCCCCGATGCCCTGCGAGTCGAAGCCAGCTTCCTGCGCGAGACCGACCTTGGCGGCCTGATCTGGGCCAGCGAGGACACGATCGACCATCCGCTCCTCGCCTACCGTACCGACCGCGACTACTCCCACACGCATCTCAGCTTCCGCTGGCGTTCGGGCGGCGTGCTGGCGCTCGACGCGGTCAATGGCCCGACGCTCACCATCGAGGGGCGCGACGCGCAAGGAGCCGCGCGCACCTGGTACGTGCGCCTCTGGAACTATGCGCAGGGCAGCCCGGAGGACGCCGTGGTCACGCTGCCCTTCTCCCAGCTTGAAGGCGGCTTCTCGCTCCCGACGGACGCCGATCCGGTGTGGCCCGGTCACATCGACCGGATGTTCATCTCCTTCGCCCCGCAGGGCTACGTGGCGGGCAGCGAAACTCCGCTCTCCGCCGAAGCGGAAGGCTGGATCGAGATGAGCGCCATCACCTGCGATGGCGAGCGTGCCATGCTCGAGATCGGCGACGTCTTCCTGCCCCCGCACGGCCTGGCCATCGCGACCGGCTATGATGACGACGGCGTCCAGACCCCGGCCCGGCTTGTGCGCACCATCCGCCAGCTCGGCTATCGCGGCACGGTCCTGCACTACGTGGGCATGAGCCATTTCTTCCGCCTCTCTCAGAGCTCGGGCGACTTCCTGGTCTCGACGTCCGGCGATCCGCTCAACACCCCCACGCGCACCTGGCACGCGGCCTTCTTCGCCGCGTGCGCCGCGCAGGGGTTTCGGCCCATTTCGTCCCTGTCCTACGAGCTCTTCGCCCAGCACTGCCCGGATGGCTGGATGCAGCGCGATCATCTGGGCAATCCGGCGCTCACCGGCTGGGAGCCGCCGTCCTCGCTGCTCTCCCCGGCTCACGGCCAGGCGATGGCCTGGCTGCAGTCGGTCGGCGGTGCCTTTGCCCAGCTGATGGCGGACGCAGGGTGCGAGGTGCGCTTCCAGGTTGGCGAGCCTTGGTGGTGGACGACGGTGGAGGGCCGCATCTGCCTCTACGATGCCGCCTCAGCTGCGGCTCTGGGCGGTGATCCCGTGGCCATCCCGGACATGCGCGCGCCCCTCACCCCCGCGCAGACCGACCTGCTCGATGCCGCCGGAGCCCTGCTCGCGCAATCCACCGCGGCGCTGGTGAGCGCGGTCCGCGCGGCCGTCGCGCCCGATCCCGTCGAAGCGCTGGCGCTCGTCTTTACCCCGACGATCCTCGCGCCTGCCATGCCCGAACTCTACCGGGCCAACCTGCCGCTTGGCTGGGCCGCCCCCGCCTTCGACCGACTCCAGGTCGAGGACTACGACTGGCTCACCGAGGGGCGCGATGCCGCGCGCCGCCGCGCCTACGAGACGGTGAATACGCGCCTCGGCTACCCTCCGGCAGAGCAGGACTACCTCGCGGGCTTCGTCCTTGATGCCGCCGACGCCGACCTGTGGCGGCGCATCGATGACGGCATCGACGAAGCCCAGGCCCGTAGCCCCCACGAGATCATCGTCTGGGCGCTGCCTCAGATCATGCGCGATGGCTACGTGCGCCTTCCCGCGCCCCCTTCCCCCCCGACCGGAGACGAGGCGATGCAGGCCTTCGACGATATTCTCTATCCCCTGGCGCTCGGCCGCGATGCCACCGTGATCCCCGAATTCTCGACCAGCGTCTCGGTGACCGCCTCGGGTTTCGAGCGCCGCAACAGCCTGTGGGCCAATGCGCGCCTGCGCTTCGACGTGGGGCCGGGTGTACGCTCGGAAGCCGAACTGGGCACGCTTATCGCCTTCTTCCGTGCTCGCCGGGGCCCCGCCCGGGGATTTCGCCTGCGTGATCCCAGTGACTTCAGCTCGGCTGGCATGGTCGACACCCCGACCGAACTCGACCAGGAGCTTGGAGAAGGCGATGGCCTGCGCGCGGACTTCGCTCTCCTTAAGTGCTATGGCGAAGGCGAGGCCCTGCAGGTGCGCCGGATCACCCGGCCCGATGCGGCAAGCGTGCTCGTCTCGCTCGATGGCGTGGTCCAGCAGGGCAACTGGACCCTTTCGCCCGGCGGCGTGATTACCTTTGACGAAGCGCCCCCGGAAGGAAGCGTGGTGCGCGCCGGCTTCCTCTTCGATGTGCCCGTACGCTTTGCCGAAGACCAGCTCGAGATTTCGGGTGCCTCCTTCGCGGCGGGCGAAGCCCCCAGCGTGCCCATCGTCGAGATCCGGGAGGCCCCATGA
- a CDS encoding OmpA family protein → MRKLVIGLALASTAIATPALARDGAWYVELDFGAMIVEDADVDINGVNNAGQFDFDTGFDGGGVVGYDFGAFRLETEASYREANVDNYVDFAGPAYNLGDANALSFMVNGLLDFGPDDGLQGFVGGGAGVARVSYDLVDDSDTGFAWQVLAGVRAPLSNHVDVGLKYRFFNADGINLVSAAGDTAETRWRSHSLMGTISYNFGEEAAPPPPPPPPPPPPPPPPPPPPPPPQVVCNKGPYIVFFDWDSSDITPEAATVLDSAITAYGNCDSVPIMLAGYTDSSGAKTYNMGLSERRNDSVQAYLTSHGIPGSAISSEGFGEENQRVPTADGVRELQNRRVEITYGPGSGM, encoded by the coding sequence ATGAGGAAACTCGTCATTGGACTGGCGCTGGCTTCGACAGCTATCGCCACTCCCGCGCTCGCGCGCGATGGCGCATGGTATGTCGAGCTCGACTTCGGCGCCATGATCGTCGAAGATGCTGACGTTGACATCAATGGTGTCAATAACGCCGGCCAGTTCGACTTCGACACCGGCTTCGATGGCGGTGGCGTTGTTGGTTACGACTTCGGGGCGTTCCGTCTCGAAACCGAAGCCAGCTACCGCGAAGCCAACGTCGACAACTATGTCGACTTCGCCGGTCCGGCTTACAACCTTGGCGACGCAAATGCGCTGTCGTTCATGGTCAACGGCCTTCTTGACTTCGGTCCCGACGACGGCCTCCAGGGCTTTGTCGGCGGTGGTGCCGGTGTCGCACGCGTCAGCTACGATCTCGTCGATGACAGCGACACGGGCTTCGCTTGGCAGGTTCTCGCGGGCGTTCGCGCTCCGCTTTCGAACCACGTCGACGTCGGCCTGAAGTATCGCTTCTTCAACGCAGACGGCATTAACCTGGTGAGCGCGGCTGGCGACACCGCGGAAACCCGCTGGCGTTCGCACTCGCTGATGGGCACCATCAGCTACAACTTCGGTGAGGAAGCGGCTCCGCCGCCGCCGCCGCCGCCGCCGCCGCCGCCTCCCCCGCCGCCGCCGCCGCCGCCGCCGCCGCCGCCGCAGGTTGTCTGCAACAAGGGCCCGTACATCGTGTTCTTCGATTGGGACAGCTCGGACATCACGCCCGAGGCCGCTACGGTCCTCGACAGCGCGATCACGGCATACGGCAACTGCGACAGCGTTCCGATCATGCTCGCCGGCTACACCGACTCGTCGGGTGCCAAGACCTACAACATGGGTCTTTCCGAGCGTCGTAACGACTCGGTTCAGGCATACCTGACCTCGCACGGCATCCCGGGTTCGGCGATCTCGAGCGAAGGCTTCGGCGAAGAGAACCAGCGCGTTCCCACCGCCGACGGCGTTCGCGAACTGCAGAACCGCCGCGTCGAGATCACTTACGGTCCGGGTTCGGGCATGTAA
- the queC gene encoding 7-cyano-7-deazaguanine synthase QueC — MTTTGQDSVKDAVVLLSGGLDSMVSAALAREQGYRLNALTIDYNQRHQCEIDAAGAIASHLGAVRHVVLPLDLRRFGGSALTDDIAVPKDGVGEDIPVTYVPARNLVFLSLTLAWAEASGASDIFIGVNALDYSGYPDCRPEFISAFENIADLATKAGAEGQPFRIRAPLQFLGKADIARECIRLGLDPAMSWSCYDPQPDGRACGECDSCRLRKGGFEQAGLTDGTDYAA; from the coding sequence ATGACGACTACAGGACAGGATTCGGTCAAGGATGCCGTTGTGCTCCTTTCGGGCGGGCTCGATTCGATGGTTTCGGCGGCGCTCGCGCGGGAGCAGGGCTATCGCCTCAACGCGCTCACGATCGACTACAACCAGCGGCACCAGTGCGAGATCGATGCGGCGGGCGCTATCGCAAGTCACCTCGGGGCGGTGCGCCACGTGGTGCTGCCGCTCGACTTGCGCCGTTTCGGAGGCTCTGCGCTGACCGACGACATCGCCGTGCCCAAGGATGGGGTGGGCGAGGATATCCCGGTAACTTATGTGCCTGCACGCAACCTGGTGTTCCTTTCGCTGACACTGGCCTGGGCGGAGGCGAGCGGGGCGAGTGACATCTTCATCGGTGTGAATGCGCTCGACTATTCGGGCTACCCGGATTGCCGACCGGAGTTCATCTCTGCATTCGAGAATATCGCGGACCTGGCGACAAAGGCCGGGGCGGAAGGGCAGCCGTTCCGTATTCGCGCACCGCTCCAGTTTCTGGGTAAGGCGGACATTGCGCGCGAATGCATTCGGCTCGGGCTGGACCCGGCGATGAGCTGGTCGTGCTACGATCCGCAGCCCGATGGTCGTGCTTGTGGGGAGTGTGACAGCTGCCGTTTGCGCAAGGGCGGCTTCGAGCAGGCTGGTCTGACCGACGGGACCGACTACGCGGCCTGA
- a CDS encoding tail tape measure protein, whose product MSDDIDELLIEVRASTQGFARDIAVLRGEIDTGLGEGFARAGDRFERSLTGAIRRGSLGFEDLKNAAFSAFDAIAAQGMATLVGAVSGGNGAGGGLAGLVPGLLGLPGRATGGNVAPGQGYLVGERGPEVFVPTSAGRIETAENRQPPRDVRVAISLGGERGASAPRALQRSSRQIASSVRRALTAS is encoded by the coding sequence ATGAGCGATGACATCGACGAACTCCTGATCGAGGTCCGCGCAAGCACCCAGGGCTTTGCCCGCGATATCGCGGTCCTGCGCGGCGAGATCGACACCGGTCTTGGCGAAGGTTTTGCCCGGGCGGGTGATCGCTTCGAGCGCAGCCTGACCGGCGCCATCCGGCGTGGCAGCCTGGGCTTCGAGGACCTCAAGAATGCCGCCTTCTCCGCCTTCGACGCCATCGCCGCGCAAGGCATGGCCACGCTGGTCGGCGCGGTCAGTGGCGGCAACGGTGCGGGCGGCGGCCTTGCCGGTCTGGTCCCGGGATTGCTCGGGCTGCCTGGCCGGGCGACCGGCGGCAATGTGGCCCCTGGCCAGGGGTACCTGGTTGGCGAACGGGGGCCGGAAGTCTTCGTGCCCACCTCGGCGGGCCGCATCGAGACCGCGGAAAACCGCCAGCCGCCGCGCGATGTGCGTGTGGCCATCTCGCTGGGCGGGGAGCGCGGCGCGAGTGCCCCGCGCGCTCTGCAGCGCTCCTCGCGCCAGATTGCAAGCTCTGTGCGCCGCGCCCTCACCGCCTCCTGA
- a CDS encoding gene transfer agent family protein: protein MSAPANPLRGEATLEIAGHAHVLRPSFAALVAAEEELGPLYALVERAGEGQLRLGEVATLFWHCLQPPTAVPREAVGEAVARLGLARCAVPLRTLLGQILKGTV from the coding sequence ATGAGCGCGCCAGCCAACCCCTTGCGCGGCGAAGCCACGCTGGAAATCGCAGGCCACGCGCATGTCTTGCGCCCCTCGTTCGCCGCACTGGTCGCCGCCGAAGAGGAACTGGGCCCGCTCTATGCCCTGGTCGAACGGGCAGGCGAGGGCCAGCTGCGCCTCGGCGAAGTGGCGACGCTGTTCTGGCATTGCCTCCAGCCGCCCACGGCCGTCCCGCGCGAAGCCGTGGGCGAGGCCGTCGCCCGGCTGGGTCTGGCTCGCTGCGCCGTACCCTTGCGCACCCTGCTCGGCCAGATCCTCAAGGGCACGGTGTGA
- a CDS encoding phage tail baseplate protein produces the protein MATLVFSAAGTALAGPVGGAIGSLVGRQIDGALFASSRQGPRLRELDATRSTYGEVLPRHYGAMRVAGSLIWATELTEHSETMGTGKGSPSLSSYTYSANFAVALASRPIEGIGRIWADGKLLRGAQGDLKAGGTLRIHTGRGDQPLDPLLASAEGAQSCPAYRGLAYVVFEDLQLADFYNRIPGLTFEVFAGDTVLLQDILDDALEACETSAQLPELTGFSCSGPVVESLQALDAVFPLDTDASGENLLVRHESLGGAARTLGAASVPEDPEGFGARSGFARSRGEPAPSPLALLRYYDQDRDYLPGVQRVAGRPAPGAPVGIDLPASLDAANAARLIHRAHRRAERARDTIAWRTTELDPAIAPGVEVRLPGHSGTWRVRAWEWCEAGVELELERRLPTATLETAPHTGSSGRYAPPVDLPPGETRLVAFELPLDTASAHSDAPRPHAAASSSSAGWPGAALYADPGTGTLEPLGVTGRTRALLGVTTNALPPANSLLLDRSSALDVTLPDPAMVLSGANTAELAQGVNLALVGEELVQFAKADPIGPGAWRLSGFLRGLAGSEAGLVAHAPGEAFVLLDTAIRPLDAALLGSAAEREVVALGRGDAAPVRTSLHLDGITRRPLAPVHPRRTHLPDGTVRFTWTRRARGAWRWADTLDVPLVEETEIYLLTLGDPEQPLASWQVLEPRIEISPATAAALGEAAITAPVRVRQAGTHALSPALLLGPLEAA, from the coding sequence ATGGCCACACTTGTCTTCAGCGCGGCGGGCACGGCCCTGGCCGGTCCCGTTGGCGGAGCCATCGGTTCCCTTGTCGGTCGCCAGATCGACGGCGCACTCTTTGCCTCCTCCCGCCAGGGACCGCGCCTGCGCGAACTCGATGCGACGCGTTCGACCTATGGCGAGGTCCTCCCCCGCCACTATGGCGCGATGCGCGTGGCGGGCAGCCTGATCTGGGCCACCGAACTCACCGAGCACAGCGAGACGATGGGCACCGGCAAGGGGTCCCCTTCCCTTTCCAGCTACACGTACAGTGCCAACTTCGCCGTCGCGCTCGCCAGCCGTCCGATAGAGGGCATTGGGCGTATCTGGGCCGACGGCAAACTGCTGCGCGGCGCGCAGGGGGACCTCAAGGCTGGCGGTACCTTGCGCATTCACACAGGACGCGGCGACCAGCCCCTCGACCCCCTGCTTGCCAGCGCCGAGGGCGCCCAAAGCTGCCCTGCCTATCGTGGCCTTGCCTACGTCGTCTTCGAGGACCTGCAGCTCGCCGACTTCTATAACCGCATTCCCGGCCTGACCTTTGAAGTCTTCGCGGGCGATACGGTCCTCCTGCAGGATATCCTCGACGACGCGCTCGAGGCCTGCGAAACCAGCGCCCAGCTGCCCGAACTCACAGGCTTCAGCTGTTCAGGTCCGGTGGTGGAAAGCCTTCAGGCGCTCGACGCCGTCTTCCCCCTCGACACCGACGCCTCGGGCGAAAACCTGCTCGTGCGGCACGAGAGCCTTGGGGGCGCCGCGAGGACACTCGGCGCCGCCTCCGTTCCCGAGGACCCGGAGGGGTTCGGCGCGCGGAGCGGCTTTGCCCGGAGCCGCGGCGAACCTGCGCCAAGCCCGCTCGCCCTGCTGCGCTATTATGACCAGGACCGCGACTACCTGCCCGGAGTGCAGCGCGTTGCGGGCCGCCCCGCCCCCGGCGCACCGGTCGGCATCGACCTGCCCGCGAGCCTCGATGCAGCCAATGCCGCCCGCCTCATCCACCGTGCCCACCGCAGGGCCGAGCGCGCACGCGATACGATCGCCTGGCGCACGACCGAACTCGATCCCGCCATTGCGCCGGGCGTCGAGGTGCGCCTTCCGGGACATTCGGGCACCTGGCGCGTGCGGGCCTGGGAATGGTGCGAGGCCGGCGTCGAACTGGAATTGGAGCGCCGCCTGCCCACAGCCACGCTGGAGACCGCGCCTCATACCGGGAGCTCGGGTCGCTATGCACCGCCCGTGGACTTGCCCCCGGGCGAAACGCGACTGGTGGCGTTCGAACTTCCCCTGGACACCGCCAGCGCGCACAGCGACGCACCGCGCCCCCATGCCGCGGCCTCCTCCTCGAGCGCGGGCTGGCCGGGAGCCGCGCTCTATGCCGATCCCGGCACCGGAACGCTGGAACCGCTCGGAGTGACGGGACGGACACGGGCGCTGCTGGGGGTCACCACCAATGCGCTACCCCCTGCCAATTCGCTCCTGCTCGACCGGTCGTCCGCGCTCGACGTCACCCTTCCTGATCCCGCGATGGTTCTGAGTGGCGCGAACACGGCCGAACTTGCCCAGGGTGTCAATCTCGCGCTCGTCGGCGAAGAACTTGTCCAGTTCGCCAAGGCCGACCCGATCGGCCCGGGTGCATGGCGGCTCTCCGGCTTCCTGCGCGGCCTGGCTGGCAGCGAGGCTGGCCTGGTCGCCCATGCCCCGGGCGAGGCCTTTGTCCTCCTCGACACCGCGATCCGGCCCCTCGACGCAGCTCTCCTGGGCAGCGCTGCGGAGCGCGAGGTCGTCGCGTTGGGCCGTGGCGATGCCGCGCCGGTTCGCACCAGCCTCCACCTCGATGGCATCACCCGGCGTCCGCTTGCCCCGGTCCATCCCCGCCGCACGCACCTGCCTGATGGAACCGTGCGCTTTACCTGGACACGCCGCGCACGCGGCGCATGGCGCTGGGCCGACACGCTCGACGTTCCACTGGTGGAGGAGACCGAGATCTACCTGCTGACGCTGGGTGACCCGGAACAGCCCCTGGCCTCCTGGCAGGTCCTGGAGCCCCGGATCGAGATTTCACCGGCGACAGCAGCCGCACTCGGCGAAGCGGCCATCACGGCGCCGGTGCGCGTGCGCCAGGCAGGCACCCACGCCCTCTCCCCGGCCCTCCTTCTGGGCCCGCTCGAAGCGGCCTGA
- a CDS encoding DUF2163 domain-containing protein, with protein MMRTWFSEELETVALFWRILRRDGVTLGFTTHDADLWFDGVLHRASPGMLPSSIRRSAGFEPDSADVRGAITHGSITHEDLEQGRFDGAGVRIGLVDWETCERHLLYTGSLGTILESDGGFEAQLSSRKSELARDTLPRTSPSCRAVFAGPGCNLNARRFETETHILEANEEENSVTPAGLADPALFTGGTLRWLDGARAGQVTAILGVTAEGALVLDQPMEPVPLPGTPVRLREGCDHTLDTCSTRFANAINFRGEPHLPGNDLLQRYPSAL; from the coding sequence ATGATGCGAACCTGGTTTTCCGAAGAGCTTGAAACCGTCGCCCTGTTCTGGCGCATCCTGCGCCGTGACGGCGTGACGCTGGGGTTCACCACCCACGATGCGGACCTGTGGTTCGATGGGGTCCTCCACCGCGCCTCACCCGGAATGCTGCCCTCCTCGATCCGCCGTTCGGCCGGGTTCGAGCCCGACAGCGCCGACGTGCGCGGCGCCATCACGCATGGCTCGATCACCCACGAAGACCTTGAGCAAGGCCGCTTCGATGGCGCGGGGGTGCGCATCGGGCTCGTCGATTGGGAGACCTGCGAGCGCCACCTGCTCTACACCGGAAGCCTTGGCACCATCCTCGAAAGCGACGGCGGCTTCGAGGCGCAGCTTTCCTCGCGCAAGAGCGAACTCGCGCGCGACACCCTGCCCCGCACCAGCCCTTCGTGCCGCGCGGTCTTTGCTGGACCTGGCTGCAACCTCAATGCGCGCCGCTTCGAAACCGAAACACATATCCTCGAGGCCAACGAGGAGGAAAACAGCGTCACGCCCGCGGGCCTGGCCGATCCCGCCCTGTTCACAGGCGGCACCCTGCGCTGGCTCGACGGCGCGCGCGCAGGCCAGGTCACCGCCATTCTCGGCGTAACCGCCGAGGGCGCGCTGGTGCTCGACCAGCCGATGGAACCGGTTCCCCTACCAGGTACACCCGTGCGCCTGCGTGAGGGCTGCGACCACACGCTGGACACCTGCTCCACCCGCTTTGCCAACGCCATCAATTTCAGGGGCGAGCCGCACCTGCCCGGCAACGACCTGCTCCAGCGTTACCCCTCCGCCCTATGA
- a CDS encoding DUF2793 domain-containing protein, protein MTDSVTFDATSPRYALPLLFQGQAQKEFFINEALFRLDALLHIAIEGEAAVPPASADDGQAWLVGAGATGEWAGHDEALACRQGGQWLFVPPQEGLRVYDIAAAQERFFQTGWKKTQSVQEPNGGAVVDIEARAAVTQLVTALQVLGMLPGA, encoded by the coding sequence ATGACAGACTCGGTTACCTTTGATGCCACCAGCCCTCGCTACGCCCTGCCCCTCCTTTTTCAGGGGCAGGCGCAGAAGGAATTTTTCATCAACGAGGCTCTTTTTCGTCTCGATGCCCTCTTGCACATCGCAATCGAGGGTGAGGCGGCCGTGCCCCCTGCCTCTGCCGACGATGGGCAGGCCTGGCTGGTCGGCGCAGGCGCCACGGGCGAATGGGCCGGTCACGACGAGGCGCTCGCCTGCCGGCAGGGGGGACAGTGGCTCTTCGTGCCCCCCCAGGAAGGCCTTCGTGTCTACGACATAGCCGCTGCACAGGAACGATTTTTCCAGACCGGCTGGAAAAAAACACAGAGTGTTCAGGAACCAAACGGAGGGGCCGTGGTTGACATCGAAGCAAGGGCGGCGGTCACGCAATTGGTCACGGCCTTGCAGGTTCTGGGTATGTTGCCCGGAGCGTGA
- a CDS encoding phage tail assembly chaperone, with amino-acid sequence MNEPPARFGAGATRLCALAAHLLGWRPHEFWNATPEELATILQPASDAPSQGLDRATLNAMMERDNER; translated from the coding sequence GTGAACGAGCCCCCGGCGCGGTTCGGGGCCGGCGCCACCCGCCTGTGCGCCCTTGCCGCCCACCTCTTGGGTTGGCGACCGCACGAGTTCTGGAACGCCACCCCCGAGGAACTGGCCACGATCCTCCAACCCGCGAGCGATGCCCCTTCACAAGGGCTCGACCGCGCCACCCTCAACGCCATGATGGAGCGAGACAATGAGCGATGA
- a CDS encoding Hsp33 family molecular chaperone HslO produces MSEDPTLPREDTGFDRVLAFSLPNRHARGRVVRLGPVLETVLSAHAYPPVVKHLLAEALVMTSLMGSLLKEEGAQLTIQAQAEGGLVDMMVCDYRDGEVRGYVHFDAEKFADMQDEELQLDLPALFGTGYLAITFDLAATKKRYQGVVPLEGASLADACEAYFAQSEQVPTLLRISVRSNGERCMAGGLLMQFLPDGEEGQARLHAQEDHPDWEHVSVMAGSVQRDELLDPVLTLEELLWRLFHEEDEVRVEPLVLLQRGCRCTVEHYKTILSRFPEDQLADMREEDGTIPVDCAFCSKVLNIPV; encoded by the coding sequence GTGAGCGAAGATCCGACCTTGCCGCGTGAGGACACCGGTTTCGACCGGGTCCTGGCTTTCTCGCTACCCAATCGGCACGCACGTGGACGTGTCGTGCGCCTCGGGCCGGTGCTCGAAACCGTGCTTTCGGCGCACGCCTATCCCCCCGTGGTCAAGCATCTTCTGGCTGAAGCGCTGGTGATGACCTCGCTCATGGGTTCGCTGCTCAAGGAAGAGGGCGCGCAGCTCACGATCCAGGCGCAGGCCGAGGGCGGCCTGGTCGACATGATGGTCTGCGACTACCGCGACGGTGAAGTGCGCGGCTATGTGCATTTCGATGCCGAGAAGTTCGCCGACATGCAGGACGAGGAACTCCAGCTCGACCTCCCGGCCCTGTTCGGTACCGGCTATCTTGCGATCACCTTCGATCTGGCGGCCACCAAGAAGCGCTACCAGGGCGTGGTGCCGCTGGAAGGGGCTTCGTTGGCCGATGCGTGCGAGGCGTATTTCGCCCAGTCCGAGCAGGTACCCACGCTCCTGCGCATCTCGGTGCGCTCGAACGGGGAGCGCTGCATGGCCGGCGGGCTTCTCATGCAGTTCCTGCCCGATGGGGAGGAAGGGCAGGCACGTCTGCACGCCCAGGAAGATCACCCCGACTGGGAGCACGTTTCGGTCATGGCCGGCAGTGTGCAGCGCGATGAGCTGCTTGATCCCGTCCTGACGCTGGAAGAGCTTCTCTGGCGCCTCTTCCATGAGGAGGATGAAGTCCGGGTCGAACCATTGGTGCTGCTCCAGCGCGGTTGCCGCTGCACGGTCGAGCACTACAAGACGATCCTTTCGCGGTTTCCGGAAGATCAGCTGGCCGACATGCGCGAAGAGGATGGCACCATTCCGGTCGACTGTGCGTTCTGTTCCAAAGTCTTGAATATCCCGGTTTAG
- the argF gene encoding ornithine carbamoyltransferase, producing the protein MSRDFLSLSDAGGETIAAMINDAIERKAARAGWPKGKADSDAPLTGHTLAMIFEKNSTRTRVSFDMAMRQLGGSTIIMEAGSTQIGRGETIADTARVLSRMVDAIMIRTDDHAKIEELAHYADVPVINGLTDLSHPCQIVADLLTIVEHGFALPGLQMAWLGDGNNVSHSMIEAAGLMKFTLRLAVPEGYEPDAGFVERARAAGGEIVITHDPLEAARGAQVVVTDTWVSMGQEGGEAHIKALEPYQVNEGLMAHADEGAMFLHCLPAHRNEEVTDAVIDGPASAVWDEAENRLYGQKSVLLWSLGKL; encoded by the coding sequence ATGTCGCGCGATTTCCTGAGTCTCAGCGATGCGGGCGGCGAGACCATCGCCGCGATGATAAACGATGCCATCGAGCGCAAGGCCGCACGTGCCGGTTGGCCCAAGGGCAAGGCGGACAGCGATGCACCGCTGACAGGGCACACGCTGGCCATGATCTTCGAGAAGAATTCCACGCGCACGCGCGTGTCCTTCGACATGGCCATGCGCCAGCTGGGCGGCAGCACGATCATCATGGAAGCGGGCAGCACCCAGATCGGGCGCGGCGAGACGATTGCGGACACGGCACGTGTCCTCAGCCGCATGGTCGATGCCATCATGATCCGCACCGACGATCATGCCAAGATCGAAGAACTGGCGCACTACGCGGACGTTCCCGTGATCAACGGCCTGACCGACCTTTCGCACCCCTGCCAGATCGTGGCCGATCTTCTGACCATCGTTGAGCATGGCTTTGCGCTGCCTGGCCTGCAGATGGCCTGGCTGGGCGATGGCAATAATGTCTCGCACTCGATGATCGAGGCCGCTGGCCTGATGAAGTTCACGCTGCGCCTGGCCGTGCCCGAGGGCTACGAACCCGACGCCGGCTTCGTCGAGCGGGCCCGTGCGGCGGGCGGCGAGATCGTCATCACGCACGATCCGCTCGAAGCGGCGCGCGGGGCGCAAGTCGTCGTGACCGACACCTGGGTCTCGATGGGCCAGGAGGGCGGCGAAGCGCACATCAAGGCGCTTGAACCCTATCAGGTCAACGAGGGCCTCATGGCGCACGCAGATGAGGGGGCGATGTTCCTGCATTGCCTTCCGGCGCACCGCAACGAGGAAGTCACGGATGCCGTTATCGACGGTCCCGCCTCGGCGGTCTGGGACGAGGCGGAAAACCGCCTCTACGGGCAGAAGTCGGTCTTGCTGTGGAGCCTTGGCAAGCTGTGA